The region TCAACCTATTACCGAGGGGCTCAAGGTAAGGGCGGGGGTGAGATGGGGCAGGTGGGTGTTCCTGGCCTCCAATCTAGGACTTGTGGGGATTTGGGAAATGAGCCAGTAATGTCAGCTGTTTTTGCCACTTTTCCAGCCATCATCATCGTCTTCAACCTGAATGATGTGGCCTCCCTGGAACATACCAAGTATGTAGGGATGCTGCACTGTAATGGGGGCTTTGGGAAAAGAGGGTTCAGAAAAGAGGGGTGGTCAGGTATATTGGTAGTGAAGAAGAATGCATCGGGGACCAGAGAGAGGGTAATGGGCATATGAGTGACAGCAGGAGGAGCCTGTCCAGCTCACTCATCCTTGATTATCTACCCTCCACGGCAGGCAGTGGCTAGCTGATGCACTCAAGGAGAACGACCCTTCCAGTGTGCTTCTCTTCCTCGTGGGTTCCAAGAAGGACTTGAGTGTAAGTGTGCCAGTCAGGGGGTACTTCCGTTTTGGTGAGGGGCTCCTCCCCAACCCTTGCCGTCTGACTCTGCCCTTCTGTCAGACTCCTGCTCAGTATATGCTAATGGAGAAAGACGCACTCAAGGTGGCCCAAGAGATGAAGGCTGAGTACTGGGCGGTCTCCTCTCTCACTGGTGAGTCAGCGGCTTCAGGTCTTTTGAAATGGCACTCCCGCCTACCTGGCCTCTCATTCCTCTACCTTCAGCTGTGCCCAGTGACCCCAGGCTTGGAACTGCCCCTAAGCACCCATTTGCTCCACGTGTCAGGTGAAAATGTCCGGGAATTCTTCTTCCGTGTGGCGGCACTGACCTTTGAGGCCAACGTGCTGGCTGAGCTGGAGAAATCGGGGGCCCGGCGCATTGGGGACGTTGTCCGTGAGTGCCTACCTGGATACGGTGGCAGAGAGCACGGGGAACCTCTCATCCCTGCCTCACATATTTCCCACCCTTCTTCAGGCATCAACAGTGATGACAGCAACCTTTACCTAACTGCCAACAAGAAGAAGCCCACGTGCTGCCCGTGAGCGGTAAGGGGACGGTCGAGAGACTGGCCAGCCCTGGGGCACTGTGCCACCTTGATTGCCCTAGAGCTCGACCCTGGACATTTGCACTGATTGTTTTTCCAGACCAAAGAGCTGCCCCTTCGTGGCAGTACCCCTGGAGGGGTAGCAGGGACCATGCTAGTCACTTCCTGCCCCAGACACCATGCCAAAGACTAGatgtcctccctccccaggggctCTCCGGGCTGCCCAGCAGTGGGGAGGTAGTCCCTGCTGCTTTTGCTTAGCCTGCTGGACCCCTTGAGTATGAGGATGCTTAATGATCCAAGCCTTACACTGTGCCTTATGCATTAAAATCTCTGTTATTAGCAGTTTGGGGACTGGAGTCCTTTGCTGGGGATGAGGGATGTGGAATGGGCAGAACTGTATGACTGTCTTGGGACTGGAGCTTCCTGTGGGATTCTGGCCATACCTGACCCCTGGGCAGGGCTCAGAAAGGCTGGGAGCTCAGGAACCAGATTTGGAGGGCTATCCTGGACTCTCAGTGTTTGGTTTTGAGAGCTCTTTCCTTTGGTTCCTTATCCCCACCTGTGTCCTACTTGGTGCTTGTTCCCAGAtttcttccattggatactttcttctttttttttccatcctcttCCTACCTTCCCTTCCTActtctctgggggcgcctgggtggctcagtcagttgagcgtccgacttcagctcaggtcatgatctcatactctgtgagttcgagccccgcgtcaggctctgtgctgacagctcagagcctggagcccgcttcagattctatgtctccccctctctctgcccctcccttgctcatgctctgtctctctctgtctcaaaaataaataaaaacatttaaaaaaatgaaaaaaaaaataggattaaaTAACtaagttcaaaacaaaacaaaacagtctggctggttcagtcggtggagcatgcaactcttgacctcagggtgtgagttcaagccccatgttgggcctagagcttacttagaaaaaagaaaagaaaaacagcccattttttccctcttcaaaaagaaaaaggcatgcTCTGAGTCAGGAGGTTCCCCCATTTAAGTCCTCACTGTTCCCctcaaagaagtatttttttccatctctcttccctAACAGGACTGTGGTCATCACCTCTTGTCTTGTGGTCTTGCCCAGAGCCTGTATGTAActcaatggtgtgtgtgtgtgtgtgtgtgtgtgtgtgtgtgtgtgaagcctGCACCGTGGAACTGCTGTGGAATGTTTATGCTGCATAGGGTGTGGGAGCAAGGATATGGTTCAATGTTCTGGGTGATGTCTGTGAGgggcatgtgcatgtgtgcatatggcATTAGTCCACGTGTGATGAGTAGACTTTTTATGTATGCATAGAGCAGGTTACTATGAATGCAGCTGGCCCTGCTCCCCCTCACAGGCAAGCCTATGGAGACACCTGAGTttgcagaataaataaaacactactAACACACATAAGAAGAGCtgtaaaaaaagggggggggcgcctgggtgactcagtgggttaggcgtccCACTctacatgatctcacagtttgtgagttcgaggcccgcatggggctctgtgctgacagctcggagcctggagcctgcttcggattctgtgtctcattctctctctgcctctccccaacgtgtgctctgtctctcaaaaataaatacatgtaaaaaaaattaagaagagctCAAAAGCCTtaactattttaataattgttttgggGGAATTGTAACCAAGATCCTGGCTCTTTGTGGACATCTTTATTGGCTGGTATTGTCTCTGGGACAGGGCGCCTGTGGGGGCCAGGAGCTGGAaaggggctctggggtgggggtggggtgccacAAGGGGCTGGGAGCCGACATCAAGTCCTCACCTAGAGTGGTGGGCCTTGGACTCCTGTGGAGGGgcctgagggcagagagagagagagagagagcgcgcaagaaCGCGCGTGAGTCGGAGACTATGCTCCAGAGCTGGAGGGACCTCGGTAGGCtagggggaggcgggaggggctCAAGGGCCGGGGCTGAGTTCCGAAGGGTTGGGAGGGGCTGGATTGCGACCGAAGCTTGAGGTTGAGAGAATGGCTGGGGCGGGGCTAAGAACGGGGATAGGGGCGGGGCTAAAATCTGGGGACAGGACTAAGAGCTGGGAGTAGGTCTGGAAAGAAACTAGGGATGGGACTGAGGGCTGGGCCTCAGCGGCCAAGCTAGGGTTTAggcctgagagaaaggggaggtaCTAAAATTAAAGGTGGGACAAAAAGGGGCCTGGAAGAGCTGGGAGGCCCCGGATGAAGAGCGCCGTTGAAGTTTAGATTGGGCTAACACAACGCAGAACcgggggaaggtggagggaggggttggGCAAGCATGAGGCGGAGTTAAGGGCTGGACTGGGGTGAAGCGGAGATTGGGGTTTACGGTTGCCTCGACCAAGCTGAGGTTCAGGATTGGACTTCTTGCAAGGAAGAGTCTTGTAGCGACGAAGAACTGGGCTGAGCGATGTGGGTCAGGACGACACTGACGATTGAAAGGTGGACTAAGGAAAAGGCTAAGGACAATACCAGCGCCTGGGATGAGAACAGCACTGGTAAGGAAGGGGCGGGGCAGGAGTTTGGGGGTGGGTTTCGAGCTGGGGGCGTGGCACACAAGGAGAGTGTAGAACTGCAAAGAGCCTGGAGAAGGAGCCGGGACCAGAGGCCGGGCTGGGCGGAGTTAGGGCCTGGGGGCGGGCTCACGCCGAGCCGCGGACCAATGATTGAGGACTGGGGTGCTGAGGCTCTGGGGAACGCCTGCAGGTTCGGCTGTGCCTGTCTGGCTGGAGCCCGAGCTGCTAACACCGGTTCTGTAGGCTGGAAGGCCTTGCCTTGTCGCAGCCGGGCCCCGGCCGCTGCCTAAGAAACTCGGGGCCTGTCTGGAGCCCTTGGTCCAGCACCCACCCAGTCgccaggctggggcaggaggtTTCATTGACTCTTAAGGGGAGGAAGGAGTCTGGGGGTTCCACGCGTGACATCACAATCGCCTTCAGATGTGGGCGGAGCCGGAGCGGCATTTCCCAGGAGACTGTCCTGCCttgctccctccttctcccttcttcctttcctttctccctttcccccacccttcctcccccatTCAGCTGCTTTGGTGCCCAACCTGGAACTCCGCCCCACCTGTGCCCACAAGGTCAGGGGGAGTTCCTCAGCCCGCAGGACTGAGAAGATTCTGTACAAATGAGCATCACCTGTGAGTTTTGAGTTAGACCCCTGTTCTCCGGATTAATTACCTACCTACCGAGAAAAAGACCACaagcctccctcttcctttcaagCTATCACTCTCCTCATTTCATTATGAAGCTCGCTCTGTGTCCCGCCACCATTATTTCTCCTGCAGGAGCGATGGACTGCTGCTTCAGTAGGAGCTCTCCTTCTGCCTGTGAAACTAGAGAGCAGATTGCCTTCCTCAGATCTGAGGAGAGTTACTAAATCTCACCCCTTGGCAAAAGGAGTTATGATTGTCAGGGCTTCTTGGGGGTTTGGGAAGAGTTAGTCAGTGGATCCTGTCTACAAGCTTCCTTCATGGTGACTCCGGAGACAGCAAAAACAGTGGAGTCAGATAAAGCAGAATTTGAATCCTGACACTGGCTCGGGTTCCTCTGACTCCTTCCGTCTGACCTTAGGGTGGAGGCTGGATATGGGAGGTTGTGAAGTCAGGAATGAGTAAAAACAGAGGATGAAGAATTGGCTGTGTTGGAGCTGGAAAACAGGTGCAGTAGGAAGTGACAGCTAGCAGGATGGGGTTTGGATAGGAACCCCAAGTAGACAGGGCTGCAAGAGCACAGGTCATACAGAGCTCTTTCCTTTGCCATCTattaacttgtctttttttttaatgtgttttttttttaatttttatttttgagacagagagagacagagcatgaacgggggagggtcagagagagagggagacacacaatctgaagcaggctccaggctctgagctgtcagcacagagcccgacatggggctcaaactcacggaccatgagatcatgacctgagctgaaattggacacttaaccgacagaaccacccaggcacccctattaactTGTCTTTGAACAGGCTTCTTCCTGAGTCTCTGAGTCCCCCATCCACAGACTGGATTGTGGTGGTTATTTAGAAtcaaaagcaggggcacctgggtggctcagtccgttgagcgtccgacttcagctcaggtcatgatctcagcctgtgagttcaagcccctcgtcgggctctgtgctgacagctcagagcctggagcctgcttctgattctgtctccctttctctgcccctcccctgctcatgctctgtctctctctgtctcaaaaataaataaaaacattagaatcAAAAGCATATTCTAAAAGCCCAGCACAGTGCATAACATTGGGAGGATGCTCATCCTGGGTTAATTCTCTTTTCCTAGAAAAGTCCCTGGTTTTGAACCCTGGGCAGAACCTCCAATGCTGTAGCTTCTTTGTGTGTGGTTCCAATAATgggtttattctattttactcatgtattcttcaaaaaaaaacaaaaaacaaaaaacaaaaaacaaaaaacaaaaaaaccaaccaacccagtatttactgagcacttttcAGAGGCAGATAAAATATGGGTTTGTTCTCAAGTTGCTGTGAAATAACTTGATGAAGTACCATGGCAGGGTAAAGGGTATAAGACATGTGTGACCGATTCTACTTGGATAGctagctttgttctttccaaGGTGAACAGGTGTTTCTGGGGagtgggaggcaggagagaaagaatggagaagggaggggtgggaggaaggatggatgggtgagaGAAACTTGTGACTGAGGAAGGAACCAGGGGCTGAGTCCTGGGGGGCCAGTTATGTCATGATAAGGAGTTTGCACCGCATCCTGAAGGCAGTGGAATGCTGTTAAACAGAAGGAATATAGTGGGCCAGTGCCCACTATATTGCAGGAGGCCCCTGCAGCTGTCTTAGAGATAATGAAGGTTTCAACCAACATAGAGGTAGGTATGGCGAGACTCGGATCATCAAGGTGGTGTGGAGGTGAGGGAAAGAATGATCGTTAGATTCCTAGCTGGGATGCCTATTCCTCTCTGAGATGGAAGAGACAAGAGATGGTTCATGGAAGGTAGGGAGAAGATGATAGGTTTGTGTGGGACATGCCAGCCTAAGAGGTTTGGGGAACGCCCAAGAGGATATTGACCGTGTGCTCAGGAAAAGCAGGCTGGATTGGAGACCCCGATTTGTGTCATTTTATTGGTGGATGTTTATTGGCatccctctcctcacccctcccccagccccttgagagcagggactgtTGGGTGcctgttttaatttctgtatctCCAGGGGGCTGGTGGAGCTTCTCAGGAGATGTTTGAAGAGTGAATGGCTGGTGGGAGGAAAGGGGTGCTGCTGCTGTTGCCACTCTGTACTCTCTCAGATGTAAACAGGTTACCCAGCTGGGAGAGACGACACCTGCTGGCTGGCGTGGCGTCTAGCACTGATGCGTCTACCTTCTCCGAAGGTGGGTTCAGGGAATCTCTGGCCCCAGGCTTCCCCACCACCCCTCACTTGGGAACGCTGACACCCCAtggcaggcaggagggagggaagtgtTTGGTCCAAAAGGGGTCCCTCAGctgccccgtccccaccccccattcctcACTTCTGCCAGGCAGGGAGGGCCCCTTCCTGGAGGCCACCATCActcccctttttttaagtttattttaagacaaagggagagagagagagagggagagggagagagagagggagagagaaagagaatcccaaataggctctgcactgtcagagcctgacacaggccttgaacccatgaaccttggttgggatcatgacctgagcccaaaccaagagtcagacacaaccgactgagccacccaggcgctccacccCTGTCTTTGGCAAAGCACTTTATCATGCACAAATTTCTCTGACATATGTGAACAGAGTCCTCCCAACAATCCTGCAAAATTAGGGATTTCCTCCATCTCCATTTTGTGGATAAGGAAATGAAAGCTCGGAGAGGTTACTTGCCCTAGGACATCCAGCTAGTAAGTGAGGAGCCAAGACTAGtactcaggtctgtctgactaCAAGTTCAGGGCACTTGCCACTATGCTGTCTCTTGCCCCCAGTCAGCCAGCAGTGCTGAAGAAGGTGGTGGTGGTCTAAGGTCCGGCCTTACATGCCTTATTCCTCCCAGAATGGAGAAGGGGCATGGGAGGACAAAGGGGTGCCATCGAGCATGTACAGGGGACCTGGGACCTTCATAgcctggtgggggaagggaaaggtggAGGAATGTGGGGCAGAGCTCACACCAAGCTGCTGCTCCCTTATCTcccaa is a window of Prionailurus viverrinus isolate Anna chromosome E1, UM_Priviv_1.0, whole genome shotgun sequence DNA encoding:
- the RAB34 gene encoding ras-related protein Rab-34 isoform X1 gives rise to the protein MNILAPVRRDRVLAELPQCLRKEAALHVHRDFNPRVTCACQEHRTGTVGFKISKVIVVGDLSVGKTCLINRFCKDTFDKNYKATIGVDFEMERFEVLGVPFSLQLWDTAGQERFKCIASTYYRGAQAIIIVFNLNDVASLEHTKQWLADALKENDPSSVLLFLVGSKKDLSTPAQYMLMEKDALKVAQEMKAEYWAVSSLTGENVREFFFRVAALTFEANVLAELEKSGARRIGDVVRINSDDSNLYLTANKKKPTCCP